Genomic segment of Leuconostoc mesenteroides subsp. mesenteroides:
TGATTTAATTACAGGTGGCCGTATCACCAAGGTGCACCAACCTTATCCAAATGAAATTGTACTCGTAGTTCGTAATAATGGGCAGAATTATCCGCTCCTACTGAGTGCTCACCCCAGCTACGCACGTGCCCAAATCACACGTATTCCCTACGAAAACCCGCAAACTGCACCAAACTTCGTAATGTTTTTACGACGCTATTTAGAGGGGGCTAAATTACAAAAAATTGAGCAAGTTGAAAACGATCGTATTATTAATTTTTACGTTAATGCCCGTAATGAATTAGGGGACATACAAGAAATCCGTTTAACTTTAGAGATGATGGGACGCCACTCAAATCTATTTTTAGTTCGTGAAAGTGGTGCCCACATATTAGAACTAATTAAACATGTTCCTGCTGACCAAAACCGCGTCCGTTCTTTGATTCCTGGTGCGACTTATGTTCTACCCCCCGCTCAGAATTTAAAAAATCCCTTTACTACAGGTCTAGATGGCTTAGCACAAATGATTCTAGATATCCCTTTCGAAGAATGGCCGAAATATATTCAAAAAACATACCAGGGATTTGGAAGAGAATCCGCAGAAGCATTGGCTCGCGCAATTAATCAGACAGGTGATCAATTAGCACATGCTCGTGAATGGTTGGCTCATTTTGACCATCTCGCGCCCACACTTTTCACTTCAAAAGATGGTTCTCTTAGCTATGCTGCCTTTGACTGGTTGCAAGACAGCGTGTCACAGGAATCGTTCCCTACGTTAGGGGAAATGCTCGATGCCTATTACATCGGAAAAGCAGAAAGAGAACGTGTCAACCAACAAGCTGGTACCCTCGTTCGAGTCGTTAAAAACGAATTGAAAAAAAATACAGCTAAGCGAAAAAAATTATTAAAAACACTTGAAGATGCTGAAAATGCTAACGATCTAAAAGTCAAAGGTGATTTGTTAATTACTTATCCGCACCTTGTTCAAAAAGGAATGACAAGTGTATCTATTGAAAATTATTATGATAATAATAATTTACTAGAAATTCCCTTAGATCCAAAACTAAACGGTCTTAAAAATGCTGAAAAATATTTCAACAAATACCGCAAATTACGTACAGCCGTAGATTTTGTTAATGAACAAATTGCATTGACCGATGCAGAAATCGATTACTTTAATAATATTGTCGCACAGTTAGATGTTGCTTCTCCAAAGGACGTAGAAGATATCCGCCTCGAATTAACCGCTGAGGGATATATTCGCGCCAATAAGAAAAATAAACAGAAACCAAAAGTTTCAAAACCTGATAAATTCGAAAGTTCCGATGGCACGTTGATTGAAGTTGGAAAAAACAACTTGCAAAATGAAAGACTTTCATTAAAACAAGCTGATCGTC
This window contains:
- a CDS encoding DUF814 domain-containing protein, yielding MPLDGLFTHAIVHELNDLITGGRITKVHQPYPNEIVLVVRNNGQNYPLLLSAHPSYARAQITRIPYENPQTAPNFVMFLRRYLEGAKLQKIEQVENDRIINFYVNARNELGDIQEIRLTLEMMGRHSNLFLVRESGAHILELIKHVPADQNRVRSLIPGATYVLPPAQNLKNPFTTGLDGLAQMILDIPFEEWPKYIQKTYQGFGRESAEALARAINQTGDQLAHAREWLAHFDHLAPTLFTSKDGSLSYAAFDWLQDSVSQESFPTLGEMLDAYYIGKAERERVNQQAGTLVRVVKNELKKNTAKRKKLLKTLEDAENANDLKVKGDLLITYPHLVQKGMTSVSIENYYDNNNLLEIPLDPKLNGLKNAEKYFNKYRKLRTAVDFVNEQIALTDAEIDYFNNIVAQLDVASPKDVEDIRLELTAEGYIRANKKNKQKPKVSKPDKFESSDGTLIEVGKNNLQNERLSLKQADRRDIWLHVQKIPGSHVIIHDSNPSDTTLIEAAKLAAYFSKARESANVPVDYLPAGKLRKPNGSKPGFVIFEGQQTLYVTPDANLVSKLKVKK